The following are encoded in a window of Candidatus Palauibacter soopunensis genomic DNA:
- a CDS encoding choice-of-anchor B family protein → MRPRDLALLVSLVSFVSFVSAVAAPAAAQTHAGNLNRAAEAPIIGFGAAAAVSGDEIFVSRPGEFAAFPMPGSEPGSVHIFRRGADGWVEAAAIPAPSGVYGDGFGEALAVEGDVLVVGAPKENESRGAAYVFVREGQMWSFWERLEAPDAMPGDAFGSSVAVGAGAQFGVIGAPGRGASGSVFAYVQSDMGLTSVELTGSDAPADARFGAAVSVEGDLALVGAPGPFALSQYTPPAPPQAGTGYLFRRGGTEWDEVARLTPAGGMVAGLSAVLVAGEAYLGSPLANQAQGAVFRFAADDGGAWAQTGMIGAASPSPAAFFGYALAGAGGRLVVGAPGTNAFSGAAHVLRVGDDGEWSEETVLQGETRGLMGFMGNSVAGGDGFAVVGAPGSEFFEGIGFVFERDADGAWSEAAPIHETEFGLAAVRGDEMRCSDDGTVAGFDCSEVDLVSFLPARDVGGGRGIMVSDIWGWLDPQTGREYAILGRFDGTSFIDVTDAGNPVYLGNLPLTEGAMPNLWRDMKVYADHTFIVADNAGEHGMQVFDLKRLRDVTNPPVDFDEDAHYTEFASAHNIVINEASGFAYVVGGSGGGETCGGALHMVDVRDPRNPTFAGCFADPETGNAGSGGYTHDAQCVIYEGPDEDHAGKEVCFNASATKLGIGDVTDKDNPTPISNAAYPNVAYSHQGWLSEDQRYFYLNDELDELSGGTAGTRTLVWDVADLDDPVLVREFVQDNAASDHNLYIRGDLMYQSNYVSGLRIFDISDPENPVPAGFFDTVPGSPDAPGFAGSWSNYPFFPSGNIIVSSMREGLFVLRKRETALVP, encoded by the coding sequence ATGCGACCACGTGACCTCGCTCTCCTCGTGTCCCTCGTTTCCTTCGTTTCCTTCGTTTCTGCGGTGGCGGCGCCGGCGGCGGCACAGACGCATGCCGGCAACCTGAACCGCGCCGCCGAGGCCCCGATCATTGGCTTCGGAGCGGCGGCGGCCGTTTCCGGCGACGAGATCTTCGTCTCGCGGCCGGGCGAGTTCGCGGCGTTCCCAATGCCGGGATCCGAACCCGGCAGCGTGCACATATTCCGGCGCGGTGCGGACGGCTGGGTGGAGGCCGCCGCGATACCGGCGCCGAGCGGAGTGTACGGAGACGGTTTCGGGGAGGCGCTCGCCGTCGAAGGCGACGTCCTCGTGGTGGGCGCTCCGAAGGAGAACGAGAGCCGGGGGGCGGCGTACGTCTTCGTCCGCGAGGGCCAGATGTGGAGCTTCTGGGAGCGGCTGGAGGCCCCGGACGCGATGCCCGGTGATGCCTTCGGTTCCTCCGTTGCCGTGGGGGCCGGCGCGCAGTTCGGCGTCATCGGCGCGCCGGGGCGCGGCGCCAGCGGTTCGGTGTTCGCCTACGTCCAGTCCGATATGGGCCTGACGTCCGTCGAACTCACCGGGTCCGACGCGCCGGCTGACGCCCGTTTCGGGGCCGCCGTCAGCGTGGAGGGCGACCTGGCGCTCGTGGGCGCGCCCGGGCCGTTCGCGCTCAGCCAGTACACGCCGCCCGCGCCGCCGCAGGCAGGAACCGGCTACCTGTTCCGCCGCGGCGGCACGGAATGGGATGAGGTCGCTCGTCTGACCCCGGCCGGCGGCATGGTGGCCGGCCTGTCCGCGGTGCTCGTTGCCGGAGAGGCATACCTCGGCTCTCCGCTCGCCAACCAGGCGCAGGGCGCGGTCTTCCGCTTCGCGGCGGACGACGGCGGGGCGTGGGCCCAGACCGGGATGATCGGGGCCGCGTCACCGTCGCCTGCGGCCTTCTTCGGCTATGCCCTCGCCGGGGCGGGCGGACGACTCGTCGTCGGAGCGCCGGGTACGAACGCCTTCTCGGGCGCCGCGCACGTCCTCCGCGTGGGGGACGACGGCGAGTGGAGCGAGGAGACCGTATTGCAGGGCGAGACCCGGGGGCTCATGGGCTTCATGGGCAACTCGGTGGCCGGAGGCGACGGCTTCGCGGTGGTCGGGGCGCCCGGATCGGAGTTCTTCGAGGGCATCGGCTTCGTGTTCGAGCGCGACGCGGACGGCGCGTGGAGCGAGGCCGCTCCCATCCACGAGACCGAGTTCGGCCTGGCCGCCGTCCGGGGCGACGAGATGCGCTGCTCGGACGACGGTACGGTCGCCGGCTTCGACTGCTCGGAGGTGGACCTCGTCTCCTTCCTCCCGGCGCGCGACGTCGGGGGCGGACGCGGGATCATGGTCAGCGACATCTGGGGCTGGCTGGATCCGCAGACGGGCCGCGAGTACGCGATCCTGGGACGGTTCGACGGAACCTCCTTCATCGACGTGACGGACGCCGGGAACCCTGTCTATCTCGGCAACCTCCCCCTCACCGAGGGCGCGATGCCCAACCTGTGGCGGGACATGAAGGTTTATGCCGACCACACCTTCATCGTAGCGGACAATGCGGGCGAACACGGGATGCAGGTCTTCGACCTCAAGCGGCTGCGGGATGTGACGAATCCGCCGGTGGATTTCGACGAGGACGCGCACTACACCGAATTCGCTTCCGCCCACAACATCGTCATCAACGAGGCGTCGGGCTTCGCCTACGTCGTGGGCGGTAGCGGCGGGGGCGAGACCTGCGGCGGCGCGCTGCACATGGTGGACGTCCGCGATCCCCGGAACCCGACCTTCGCCGGCTGTTTCGCGGACCCGGAGACGGGGAACGCCGGGTCGGGCGGCTACACCCACGACGCGCAGTGCGTCATCTACGAGGGTCCCGACGAGGATCACGCGGGCAAGGAGGTGTGCTTCAACGCGAGCGCGACCAAGCTCGGCATCGGAGATGTGACCGACAAGGACAACCCGACGCCGATCTCGAATGCCGCCTATCCGAACGTGGCCTACTCCCATCAGGGGTGGCTGTCGGAGGACCAGCGCTACTTCTACCTGAACGACGAACTCGACGAGTTGTCGGGCGGGACGGCCGGGACCCGGACGCTCGTGTGGGACGTGGCGGATCTGGACGATCCGGTGCTTGTGCGTGAATTCGTGCAGGACAACGCGGCGTCGGACCACAACCTCTATATCCGCGGCGACCTCATGTACCAGTCGAACTACGTGAGCGGGCTCCGGATCTTCGACATCTCCGACCCGGAGAACCCCGTCCCCGCCGGCTTCTTCGACACGGTGCCGGGGAGTCCGGACGCGCCGGGGTTCGCGGGATCGTGGAGCAACTACCCGTTCTTCCCGTCCGGAAACATCATCGTGTCGAGCATGCGCGAGGGGCTGTTCGTCCTCAGGAAGCGGGAGACAGCCCTCGTGCCCTGA
- a CDS encoding type II toxin-antitoxin system VapC family toxin: MTALLDTHVLIWWLNDSSRLSRRQRRVVRSAHAESPLLVSDISLWEVAMLHDLGRIQLAIPLREWLEKAVAPPLVRRQGISPAIAAELSALPASFHRDPADRILVATARVLGATLLTHDRRIVDADLVETVS, translated from the coding sequence ATGACGGCGCTGCTTGATACGCACGTCCTGATCTGGTGGCTGAACGACAGTTCGAGACTATCCCGGCGGCAGCGGCGGGTCGTCAGGTCCGCGCACGCCGAGTCGCCGTTGCTGGTATCGGACATCTCACTGTGGGAAGTGGCGATGCTCCACGATCTTGGCCGAATCCAGCTCGCAATCCCGTTGCGCGAGTGGCTGGAGAAGGCGGTGGCCCCGCCCCTGGTCAGGCGACAGGGGATCTCTCCCGCCATTGCGGCGGAACTCTCGGCCCTTCCCGCTTCGTTCCACAGGGACCCCGCGGATCGGATCCTCGTTGCGACAGCACGAGTATTGGGCGCCACGCTGCTGACGCACGACCGCAGGATCGTCGACGCCGACCTGGTGGAGACCGTCTCATGA
- a CDS encoding type II toxin-antitoxin system Phd/YefM family antitoxin, with translation MQTINASDFKARCLAILDRVSETGERLVILKRGRPVAELWPPSRARAEHPQMELKGTVTVVGDIVEPAVPEDHWESLGHDGAA, from the coding sequence ATGCAAACGATCAACGCATCCGATTTCAAGGCCCGCTGCCTCGCGATCCTCGACCGTGTCAGCGAAACGGGGGAACGCCTCGTCATCCTCAAGCGCGGCAGGCCCGTGGCCGAGTTGTGGCCTCCGAGTCGAGCCCGGGCCGAACACCCGCAAATGGAATTGAAGGGAACCGTAACTGTCGTCGGCGACATCGTAGAGCCGGCCGTTCCGGAAGATCACTGGGAGAGCCTCGGTCATGACGGCGCTGCTTGA